A genomic window from Cupriavidus basilensis includes:
- a CDS encoding MFS transporter yields MSSSPSQQHGFRTVFRVVSGNFLEMYDFMVYGFYAAAIAKTFFPSGNEFASLMLSLATFGAGFLMRPLGAIILGAYIDHHGRRKGLIMTLVLMALGTLLIACVPGYASIGVAAPLLVLAGRLLQGFSAGVELGGVSVYLAEIAKPGKKGFYVAWQSASQQVAVIFAGLLGVVLHSMLSPEEMGEWGWRIPFLIGCLIVPFLFLIRRSLEETEEFKTRKHRPSISEIYRSMMENWRIIVAGCMMVVMTTVSFYMITAYTPTFGKTVLKLDDVDNLIVTMCVGLSNFIWLPLMGALSDRVGRKPLLVIFTILTLLTAYPAVSWLVAEPSFGRLLMVELWLSFLYGSYNGAMVVTLTEVMPPAVRTAGFSLAYSLATALFGGFTPAISTYLIHSTGNKAAPGLWLMFAAACGLIATLVIFRGGRQHAYVEPAAKTA; encoded by the coding sequence ATGTCAAGCTCCCCCTCCCAGCAACACGGGTTCCGCACCGTGTTCCGCGTTGTCAGCGGCAACTTCCTCGAAATGTACGACTTCATGGTGTACGGCTTCTACGCCGCCGCCATCGCCAAGACGTTTTTCCCCAGCGGCAACGAGTTCGCCTCGCTGATGCTCTCGCTCGCGACCTTCGGCGCGGGCTTCCTGATGCGTCCGCTCGGCGCCATCATCCTGGGCGCATACATCGATCACCACGGCCGCCGCAAGGGCCTGATCATGACGCTGGTCCTGATGGCGCTCGGCACCCTTCTGATCGCCTGCGTGCCTGGCTATGCGTCGATCGGCGTGGCCGCACCGTTGCTGGTGCTGGCGGGCCGGCTGCTGCAGGGCTTCTCCGCCGGCGTTGAGCTGGGCGGTGTGTCGGTGTACCTGGCGGAAATCGCCAAGCCCGGCAAGAAAGGCTTCTACGTGGCCTGGCAATCGGCCAGCCAGCAGGTGGCGGTGATCTTTGCCGGCCTGCTCGGCGTGGTGCTGCACTCGATGCTGTCGCCCGAGGAAATGGGCGAATGGGGCTGGCGCATTCCGTTCCTGATCGGCTGCCTGATCGTGCCGTTCCTCTTCCTGATCCGCCGCTCGCTGGAAGAAACCGAAGAGTTCAAGACCCGCAAGCATCGCCCCAGCATCAGCGAGATCTATCGCTCGATGATGGAGAACTGGCGCATCATCGTGGCCGGTTGCATGATGGTTGTGATGACGACGGTGTCGTTCTACATGATCACCGCATACACCCCGACCTTCGGCAAGACCGTGCTCAAGCTCGACGACGTCGACAACCTGATCGTCACCATGTGCGTGGGGCTGTCCAACTTCATCTGGCTGCCGCTGATGGGCGCCTTGTCGGACCGCGTGGGCCGCAAGCCGCTGCTGGTGATCTTCACCATCCTCACATTGCTCACGGCCTATCCGGCGGTGTCGTGGCTGGTGGCGGAGCCGTCGTTCGGCCGCCTGCTGATGGTCGAGCTGTGGCTGTCCTTCCTGTACGGCAGCTACAACGGCGCGATGGTGGTGACCCTGACCGAAGTGATGCCGCCCGCGGTGCGCACGGCGGGCTTCTCGCTGGCGTATAGCCTGGCCACGGCCCTGTTCGGCGGCTTCACGCCGGCCATCTCGACCTACCTGATCCACAGCACCGGCAACAAGGCCGCGCCTGGCCTGTGGCTGATGTTTGCCGCTGCATGCGGGCTGATCGCCACACTGGTGATTTTCCGCGGCGGACGGCAGCATGCCTATGTCGAGCCCGCAGCCAAGACTGCCTGA
- a CDS encoding ATP-binding protein: MATVISRTATRLFGSLFWRTFMLIALLLAISLGIWFQSYRLFERAPRAQQIAMQVVSVVKLTRAALLYSDPARRRFLLLDLVQNEGIKVYPREKDDDFSVPTTNPFLTQLVQQEIRSRLGEETVIATTVNDIPGVWVSFEIEGDDYWVAISPERFERVPGIQWLWWSIAALLLSIIGAAFITSLVNHPLKRLANAARAIGGGGDPPTLPEHGASEVAQANHSFNQMVRDLRQLDDDRVVMLAGISHDLRTPLTRLRLETEMSPVDNTTREAMIADIEQMDAIIGQFLNYARPALETVEPVDLSALVQDAVGVYGAHDDVRVHVRAGDPVMAVANRMEVQRILDNLVENARRYAKDEDNGVAVVEISTRIEDKEAVLTVADHGSGVPEAQLPLLTRPFYRLDGARSEAKGAGLGMSIVNRILQRNGGRLMLANRPPPATGLVVSAFFRRA; the protein is encoded by the coding sequence GTGGCGACTGTCATCAGCCGCACGGCTACGCGCCTGTTCGGTTCGCTGTTCTGGCGAACCTTCATGCTGATCGCCCTGTTGCTGGCGATCTCGCTGGGTATCTGGTTCCAGAGCTATCGGCTCTTCGAACGTGCGCCGCGCGCCCAGCAGATCGCCATGCAAGTGGTCAGCGTGGTCAAGCTCACGCGCGCCGCCCTGCTCTATTCCGATCCCGCGCGGCGGCGTTTCCTGCTGCTCGACCTGGTGCAAAACGAGGGCATCAAGGTCTACCCGCGCGAGAAAGACGACGATTTCTCCGTGCCCACCACGAACCCCTTCCTGACCCAGCTGGTGCAGCAGGAGATTCGCAGCCGGCTCGGCGAAGAGACCGTGATCGCCACCACCGTGAACGACATTCCCGGCGTATGGGTGAGTTTCGAGATCGAGGGCGACGATTACTGGGTGGCGATCAGCCCCGAACGGTTCGAGCGCGTGCCCGGCATCCAGTGGCTCTGGTGGAGCATCGCCGCGCTATTGCTGTCGATCATCGGCGCAGCCTTCATCACGTCGCTGGTCAACCACCCGCTCAAGCGGCTGGCCAACGCGGCACGCGCCATCGGCGGCGGCGGCGACCCACCCACACTGCCTGAGCACGGCGCCAGCGAAGTGGCGCAGGCCAACCACAGCTTCAACCAGATGGTGCGCGACCTGCGCCAGCTCGACGACGACCGCGTCGTCATGCTGGCCGGCATCTCGCACGACCTGCGCACGCCGCTGACGCGCCTGCGGCTGGAAACCGAGATGTCCCCCGTGGACAACACCACGCGCGAAGCCATGATCGCCGACATCGAACAGATGGACGCCATCATCGGCCAGTTCCTCAACTACGCCCGCCCCGCGCTGGAAACGGTCGAACCCGTCGACCTGTCGGCACTTGTGCAAGACGCCGTCGGCGTCTATGGCGCGCACGACGACGTACGCGTCCATGTCCGCGCCGGCGACCCCGTCATGGCCGTCGCCAACCGCATGGAAGTCCAGCGGATCCTGGACAACCTGGTCGAAAACGCGCGCCGCTACGCCAAGGACGAAGACAACGGCGTAGCCGTGGTCGAGATCAGCACCCGCATCGAAGACAAGGAAGCCGTGCTGACCGTGGCCGACCACGGCAGCGGCGTGCCGGAAGCGCAATTGCCCTTGCTGACCCGGCCCTTCTACCGGCTCGATGGCGCACGCAGCGAAGCCAAGGGCGCCGGGCTGGGGATGTCGATCGTTAATCGGATCTTGCAGCGAAATGGGGGAAGATTGATGTTGGCGAATCGGCCGCCGCCGGCGACTGGGTTGGTGGTTAGTGCGTTTTTCAGGCGAGCATAG
- the ompR gene encoding two-component system response regulator OmpR — MENTSHKILVVDDDPRLRDLLRRYLGEQGFTVLVAENATAMNKLWLRERFDLLVLDLMMPGEDGLSICRRLRGANDQTPIIMLTAKGEDVDRIVGLEMGADDYLPKPFNPRELIARIHAVLRRKGPAEVPGAPSETPETFAFGDFVLNLATRTLTKNDEEITLTTGEFSVLKVFARHPRQPLSREKLMEMARGREYEVFDRSLDVQISRLRKLIEPDPGNPRFIQTVWGLGYVFIPDGVK; from the coding sequence ATGGAAAATACCAGTCACAAGATTCTCGTCGTGGACGACGACCCCCGTCTGCGCGACCTGCTGCGCCGTTACCTTGGCGAACAGGGCTTCACCGTACTGGTAGCTGAGAACGCCACCGCGATGAACAAGCTCTGGTTGCGCGAACGTTTCGACCTGCTAGTGCTCGACCTGATGATGCCCGGTGAAGACGGCCTGTCGATCTGCCGGCGCCTGCGCGGCGCCAACGACCAGACGCCCATCATCATGCTCACCGCCAAGGGCGAGGACGTCGACCGCATCGTCGGCCTCGAAATGGGCGCCGACGACTACCTGCCGAAGCCCTTCAACCCGCGCGAACTGATCGCGCGGATCCACGCCGTGCTGCGCCGCAAAGGCCCCGCCGAAGTCCCCGGCGCGCCCTCCGAAACCCCGGAAACCTTCGCCTTTGGCGATTTCGTGCTGAACCTCGCTACCCGCACGCTGACCAAAAATGACGAAGAGATCACCCTGACCACCGGCGAATTCTCGGTGCTCAAGGTCTTCGCCCGGCATCCGCGCCAGCCGCTGTCGCGCGAGAAGCTCATGGAAATGGCACGCGGCCGCGAGTACGAGGTATTCGACCGCAGCCTGGACGTGCAGATCTCACGGCTGCGCAAGCTGATCGAGCCCGATCCTGGCAACCCACGCTTCATCCAGACGGTCTGGGGCCTGGGCTACGTCTTCATCCCCGATGGCGTGAAGTAA
- a CDS encoding SMP-30/gluconolactonase/LRE family protein — protein MAHRELSVLTEGHTFLEGLRWHDGRLWLSDFYTHRVMAVSLDGAVEQIAEVPQQPSGMGWLPDGRLLIVSMRDRKLLRREPDGSLVVHADLSGVASGHLNDMVVDQHGRAYVGNFGFDLMAGAPMRTASLARVDPDGSVTVVADGLFFPNGSVITPDGKSLVVGETLGNRISAFDLHADGSLGPRRDWALFGSQPAGSDLGQVLGGAKVAPDGCAQDAQGALWVADAIGNRVLRVMPGGRIDEEIACGTGIFAAALGGPRGTTLFLAAAPNFDEAQRRASREGRILMTEVEVPHAGLP, from the coding sequence ATGGCGCACCGGGAACTATCGGTCCTGACCGAGGGGCACACCTTTCTGGAAGGACTGCGCTGGCACGACGGCCGGCTCTGGCTGTCGGATTTCTATACCCATCGGGTGATGGCGGTGAGCCTGGATGGCGCCGTCGAACAGATCGCCGAAGTGCCGCAGCAGCCATCCGGCATGGGATGGCTGCCGGACGGGCGCCTGCTGATCGTCTCCATGCGCGACCGCAAACTGCTGCGCCGGGAACCGGACGGCAGCCTCGTGGTACACGCCGACCTGTCCGGCGTCGCCAGCGGGCACCTCAACGACATGGTGGTGGACCAGCATGGCCGCGCCTATGTGGGCAATTTCGGTTTCGACCTGATGGCCGGCGCCCCGATGCGCACCGCGAGCCTGGCGCGGGTCGACCCGGATGGCTCGGTGACCGTGGTAGCCGATGGCCTGTTCTTCCCCAATGGCTCGGTCATCACGCCGGACGGCAAGTCCCTCGTGGTGGGCGAGACCCTGGGCAATCGCATCTCGGCCTTCGATCTGCACGCGGATGGCTCGCTGGGCCCGCGCCGTGACTGGGCCCTCTTCGGCAGCCAGCCCGCTGGTTCGGATCTCGGCCAGGTGCTGGGCGGCGCCAAGGTAGCGCCGGACGGGTGCGCCCAAGATGCGCAAGGTGCGCTCTGGGTGGCCGACGCCATCGGCAATCGCGTATTGCGGGTGATGCCGGGCGGGCGCATCGATGAGGAGATTGCCTGCGGGACGGGCATCTTCGCGGCCGCCCTGGGTGGCCCGCGTGGCACCACGTTGTTCCTGGCCGCCGCGCCGAACTTCGACGAGGCGCAGCGGCGCGCTTCACGCGAGGGTCGTATCCTGATGACGGAAGTCGAAGTGCCGCATGCCGGCCTGCCATGA
- a CDS encoding Zn-dependent hydrolase has protein sequence MTRSASPLLPLGQTILDQAAALARFSDMEGGLTCAYLTPAHRAAQAQLAAWMEAAGMQVRIDAIGNVIGRYAADPAVGDGARVLMTGSHFDTVRNGGRYDGRLGILLPVAVVGALNAAGIRLPYHFEVVGFAEEEGLRFKTSFLASSVLAGRFDPALLDRADADGVTLREALAASGLPGAGGVDALRAAAVDPASLHGFVEVHIEQGPVLLHHGLPLGVVTQIAGSSRFQVRVEGLASHAGTTPMTLRKDAAAAAAEMVLLVEQRCGQVPTLVGTVGQLQVPNGSSNVIPAECVFSMDIRAGEDSIREAAIADIVAGIQAIAERRGLGAAIERVTPVNNAPCARWLMDQFGAVLKKRGLDAFELPSGAGHDAMMMQRMTDVAMLFVRCGNGGISHNPLETITTDDAQLAAEVFVDFLRHFQPRA, from the coding sequence ATGACCCGATCCGCCTCCCCACTCCTCCCGCTTGGCCAGACCATTCTCGACCAGGCCGCGGCGCTGGCCCGCTTCTCGGATATGGAAGGCGGCCTGACCTGCGCCTACCTGACCCCGGCCCACCGCGCCGCGCAGGCCCAGCTGGCGGCATGGATGGAGGCGGCGGGCATGCAGGTCCGCATCGACGCCATCGGCAACGTGATCGGCCGCTACGCCGCCGATCCTGCCGTGGGCGATGGCGCGCGCGTGCTGATGACGGGCTCGCACTTCGACACCGTGCGCAACGGCGGGCGCTATGACGGCCGGCTTGGCATCTTGCTGCCCGTGGCGGTGGTTGGGGCGCTCAACGCGGCCGGCATCCGCCTGCCCTATCACTTCGAGGTCGTGGGCTTTGCCGAGGAAGAAGGCCTGCGCTTCAAGACCAGCTTCCTGGCCAGCAGCGTGCTGGCCGGCCGCTTCGACCCGGCCCTGCTGGATCGTGCCGACGCCGACGGCGTGACGCTGCGCGAAGCCCTGGCCGCCTCTGGCCTGCCGGGCGCGGGCGGCGTCGATGCGCTGCGCGCCGCGGCGGTGGACCCCGCCAGCCTGCATGGCTTTGTCGAAGTCCATATCGAGCAAGGCCCGGTCTTGCTGCACCACGGCCTGCCGCTGGGCGTGGTCACGCAGATTGCCGGCAGCAGCCGCTTCCAGGTCCGCGTGGAGGGCCTGGCCAGCCACGCCGGCACCACGCCCATGACCCTGCGCAAGGACGCCGCGGCGGCGGCAGCGGAGATGGTGCTGCTGGTAGAGCAGCGCTGCGGGCAAGTGCCGACGCTGGTGGGCACGGTGGGCCAGTTGCAGGTGCCCAACGGGTCGAGCAACGTCATCCCCGCCGAATGCGTGTTCTCGATGGATATCCGTGCCGGCGAAGACAGCATCCGCGAAGCCGCCATTGCCGACATCGTGGCCGGCATCCAGGCCATCGCCGAGCGTCGCGGCCTCGGCGCCGCTATTGAGCGGGTGACGCCGGTCAACAACGCGCCCTGCGCGCGCTGGCTGATGGACCAGTTCGGCGCGGTGCTCAAGAAGCGCGGGCTGGATGCGTTCGAGCTGCCCTCGGGCGCCGGCCACGACGCCATGATGATGCAGCGCATGACCGACGTGGCGATGCTCTTCGTGCGCTGCGGCAACGGCGGCATCAGCCACAACCCGCTGGAAACCATCACGACCGACGACGCCCAGCTCGCGGCCGAGGTCTTCGTCGACTTCCTGCGGCATTTCCAGCCCCGCGCCTGA
- the hpnD gene encoding presqualene diphosphate synthase HpnD has translation MTPDQYCQEKAAQSGSSFYYSFLFLAPERRQAITALYAWCREVDDVVDDTQDASVAYQKLAWWRNELAQMFNGAPTHPVTKALQPHAQAYGLTQPMFNEVLEGMEMDLNQSRYLDDIALARYCHCVAGVVGTMSARILGHTDPRTLEYAEKMGLSLQMVNILRDVGEDARRGRIYLPVNTLQRFQVPVSEVNQATHSDRFVALMRYQAEQARTLYREALALLPAAERRAQRAGLVMGAIYQTLLDELEASEFQVLNQRISLTPMRKLWVAWKTWMRNR, from the coding sequence GTGACGCCCGATCAGTATTGCCAAGAGAAAGCCGCGCAGAGCGGCTCCAGCTTCTATTACAGCTTCCTGTTCCTGGCGCCCGAGCGGCGGCAGGCCATTACCGCCCTCTATGCGTGGTGCCGGGAGGTCGACGATGTCGTGGACGACACCCAGGACGCCAGCGTGGCCTATCAAAAACTGGCCTGGTGGCGCAACGAGCTCGCCCAGATGTTCAACGGCGCGCCGACCCATCCCGTGACCAAGGCGCTGCAGCCGCACGCGCAAGCCTATGGGCTGACCCAGCCGATGTTCAACGAAGTGCTCGAAGGCATGGAGATGGACCTCAACCAGTCGCGCTACCTGGATGACATCGCGCTCGCGCGCTATTGCCATTGCGTGGCCGGCGTGGTCGGCACCATGAGCGCCCGCATCCTCGGCCACACGGATCCGCGCACGCTCGAATACGCTGAAAAGATGGGCTTGTCGCTGCAGATGGTCAATATCCTGCGCGATGTGGGCGAGGACGCCCGGCGCGGCCGGATCTACCTGCCGGTCAACACGCTGCAGCGCTTCCAGGTGCCGGTCTCCGAGGTCAACCAGGCCACGCACTCCGATCGCTTCGTCGCGCTGATGCGTTACCAGGCCGAGCAGGCCCGCACGCTGTACCGCGAGGCGCTGGCGCTGTTGCCCGCTGCCGAGCGCCGCGCCCAGCGCGCTGGCCTGGTCATGGGTGCGATCTACCAGACGCTGCTGGACGAGCTGGAGGCGAGCGAGTTCCAGGTGCTGAACCAGCGCATCTCGCTCACGCCCATGCGCAAGCTGTGGGTCGCATGGAAAACGTGGATGCGCAACCGCTGA
- a CDS encoding efflux RND transporter periplasmic adaptor subunit yields the protein MPVPHPGPEVAAIEVPFSTLCGANAFAAGLRMRGRGALVTLLLLAGVALAGCSREAEKAPEIRPVRLMQLQPGVGKTEVEFSGDVRPRIESRLGFRVGGKIAARLVDVGATVRRGQPLARLDPTDLGLAEAGSRAQYDAAKTDRDLAEADLKRYNELFAKKFISAAEQQRRQATFDSAASRLRQAEAGLRNQSNQTAYGVLAADADGVVTLIEAEVGQVVAAGQSVVRVAQTAEKEVAVGLPEDQVERLRGISDVTVRTWAEPGRALPGHVREISPMADPVTRTYAARISVPNPPADFKFGMTAVVTFTRTSDDAALRVPLSALLQKQGSNQVWVYDAATGAVQPVNVTLGELQGNEIQVRQGLSPGQTIVTAGVHLLKPGQKVKPLQAVAPTPAVRN from the coding sequence ATGCCAGTGCCTCATCCCGGGCCGGAAGTTGCGGCCATTGAAGTGCCTTTTTCCACGCTTTGCGGTGCGAACGCGTTCGCGGCCGGCTTGCGCATGCGCGGTCGCGGCGCGCTGGTGACCCTGCTGCTGCTCGCCGGGGTGGCGCTGGCGGGTTGCAGCCGTGAGGCAGAAAAGGCGCCAGAGATCCGCCCGGTGCGCCTGATGCAGTTGCAGCCGGGGGTAGGCAAGACGGAGGTCGAGTTCTCGGGCGATGTGCGGCCCCGGATCGAGTCGCGGCTAGGCTTTCGCGTGGGCGGCAAGATTGCCGCGCGCCTGGTCGACGTGGGCGCCACCGTGCGCAGGGGCCAGCCGCTTGCCCGCCTGGACCCCACCGACCTCGGCCTGGCGGAAGCCGGCTCGCGGGCCCAGTACGACGCGGCCAAGACCGACCGCGACCTCGCCGAGGCCGATCTGAAGCGCTACAACGAGCTGTTCGCCAAGAAGTTCATCAGCGCGGCCGAGCAGCAACGCCGCCAGGCCACCTTTGACTCCGCCGCCTCCCGCCTGCGCCAGGCCGAGGCGGGGCTGCGCAACCAGTCCAACCAGACCGCCTACGGCGTGCTCGCCGCCGACGCCGATGGCGTGGTGACCCTGATCGAGGCAGAAGTCGGCCAGGTCGTGGCGGCCGGCCAGTCGGTCGTGCGGGTGGCGCAAACCGCAGAGAAAGAGGTCGCGGTTGGCCTGCCGGAGGATCAGGTCGAGCGCCTGCGCGGCATCTCCGACGTCACCGTGCGCACCTGGGCCGAGCCCGGCCGGGCGCTGCCAGGCCACGTGCGCGAGATTTCGCCAATGGCCGACCCGGTGACGCGCACTTACGCGGCGCGCATCAGCGTGCCCAATCCACCGGCTGACTTCAAGTTCGGCATGACCGCCGTGGTCACCTTCACCCGCACCAGCGACGATGCCGCGCTGCGGGTGCCGCTCTCCGCGCTGCTGCAAAAGCAGGGCAGCAACCAGGTCTGGGTGTATGACGCGGCGACGGGCGCCGTGCAGCCGGTCAACGTGACATTGGGCGAGCTTCAGGGCAACGAGATCCAGGTCAGGCAGGGGCTGTCGCCCGGCCAGACCATCGTCACCGCGGGCGTGCACCTGCTCAAGCCCGGGCAGAAGGTCAAGCCGCTGCAGGCCGTGGCGCCCACGCCGGCCGTGCGCAACTAA
- a CDS encoding efflux RND transporter permease subunit — MDHSRFNLSRWALEHQPLTRYLLVVLLLGGLFAFFQLGQDEDPPFTFRVMVVQAFWPGATAEQIAVQVTDKIERQLQEVPYADKIRSFSKPGETTVIFQLKDTAPAKDTAQIWYTVRKKVGDIAQTLPPGVRGPFFNDEFGDVYGSIYALSADGFNYKELREYADLVRQQLLRVPSVAKVSLIGLQDEKVYIEFNQARFAQLGLDINAIADQISQQNSMTASGVLVTPGDNLQVRLSGQFANVADLENLVLRGPNGIANIRLGDIAHVYRGYVDPPASKMRFQGKEVIGLGISMERGGDIIAMGKNLRAAMDGLRGQLPVGIELDQVQNQPEAVERSVGEFVHVLIEAVVIVLGVSFVSLGLHTKPLRIDVRPGLVVALTIPLVLAVTFLFMNIFGIGLHKISLGALIVALGLLVDDAIIAVEMMVRKLEEGFSKMEAATFAYTSTAMPMLTGTLITAAGFLPVGLARSTVGEYTFAIFAVTAMALVLSWLAAVYFTPYLGYLLLKARPAGEGEQHEVFDTPFYNRFRRLVHWCVTWRKTVIVITLVAFGLGLYAFKFVEKQFFPDSSRPELMVELWLPEGTSFAQTEAEAKRFEAALRGDREIASLTSFVGSGAPRFYLPLDQIFPQTNVAQVIVMPAEVALRARVRQRVVDLLARDFPQLRGRVKLLPNGPPVPYPVQFRVIGPEAAGVRKLADEVRAVVSANPNTVGVNDNWNESVKVLRLDIDQDRARALGVSTTAIARVTQTVLTGVAVGQYRDGDKLIDILMRAPRNERDAMSDLQNVQVPTASGRVVPLTQVARIAFRSEPGVIWRENRDFGVTVQADVAEGIQGPTVTAQINPRLDKLRAQLPAGYRITVAGAEEESGKAGASIAAQLPLCIFLIFTLLMLQLHSFSRSLMVFLTGPLGLIGAAATLLLLNAPMGFVAQLGITALLGMIIRNSVILVDQIEQDIRAGAPVWDAIVESAVRRCRPIILTAAAAVLAMIPLSRSVFWGPMAVAIMGGLVIATALTLLFLPALYAAWFRVKAPEPGGAVLAR; from the coding sequence ATGGATCACTCCCGTTTCAACCTGTCCCGCTGGGCCCTGGAGCACCAGCCGCTGACCCGTTACCTGCTGGTGGTGCTGTTGCTGGGCGGGCTCTTTGCCTTTTTTCAGCTCGGCCAGGACGAAGACCCGCCTTTCACCTTCCGCGTGATGGTGGTGCAGGCGTTCTGGCCCGGCGCCACCGCCGAGCAGATAGCGGTGCAGGTCACCGACAAGATCGAGCGCCAGCTGCAGGAAGTGCCCTACGCCGACAAGATCCGCAGCTTCTCCAAGCCCGGCGAGACCACGGTGATCTTCCAGCTCAAGGACACCGCGCCGGCCAAGGACACCGCGCAGATCTGGTACACCGTGCGCAAGAAGGTCGGCGACATCGCGCAGACGCTGCCGCCGGGCGTGCGCGGGCCGTTCTTCAATGACGAGTTTGGCGACGTGTATGGCTCCATCTACGCGCTCTCGGCCGACGGCTTCAACTACAAGGAGCTGCGCGAGTACGCGGACCTGGTGCGCCAGCAGCTGCTGCGTGTGCCGTCCGTCGCCAAGGTGTCGCTGATCGGGCTGCAGGACGAGAAGGTCTACATCGAATTCAACCAGGCGCGCTTTGCCCAGCTCGGGCTGGACATCAATGCGATCGCCGACCAGATCTCGCAGCAAAACAGCATGACCGCCAGCGGCGTGCTGGTGACCCCGGGAGACAACCTGCAGGTGCGCTTGTCGGGCCAGTTCGCCAATGTGGCCGACCTGGAAAACCTGGTGCTGCGCGGCCCCAACGGCATTGCCAATATCCGCCTGGGCGATATCGCCCATGTGTACCGTGGCTATGTCGATCCGCCGGCCAGCAAGATGCGCTTCCAGGGCAAGGAGGTGATCGGGCTGGGCATCTCGATGGAGCGCGGCGGCGACATCATCGCCATGGGCAAGAACCTGCGTGCCGCGATGGACGGCTTGCGCGGGCAGCTGCCCGTCGGCATCGAGCTGGACCAGGTGCAAAACCAGCCCGAAGCCGTGGAGCGGTCGGTGGGCGAGTTCGTGCACGTGCTGATCGAGGCCGTGGTGATCGTGCTGGGCGTGAGCTTTGTCTCGCTCGGGCTGCATACCAAGCCGCTGCGCATCGATGTGCGCCCGGGCCTGGTGGTGGCGCTGACCATTCCGCTGGTGCTCGCCGTCACGTTCCTGTTCATGAACATCTTCGGCATCGGCCTGCACAAGATATCGCTCGGGGCGCTGATCGTGGCGCTGGGGCTGTTGGTCGACGACGCCATCATCGCCGTGGAGATGATGGTGCGCAAGCTGGAGGAGGGCTTCTCCAAGATGGAAGCCGCCACCTTCGCCTACACCTCCACCGCCATGCCGATGCTGACCGGCACGCTGATCACCGCCGCCGGCTTCCTGCCGGTGGGGCTGGCGCGCTCCACCGTGGGCGAGTACACCTTCGCCATTTTCGCCGTGACCGCGATGGCGCTGGTGCTGTCGTGGCTGGCCGCGGTCTACTTCACGCCCTACCTGGGCTACCTGCTGCTCAAGGCGCGGCCCGCCGGCGAAGGCGAGCAGCACGAGGTGTTCGATACGCCGTTCTACAACCGCTTCCGCCGCCTGGTGCACTGGTGCGTGACGTGGCGCAAGACGGTGATCGTCATCACGCTGGTGGCCTTTGGCCTCGGGCTTTACGCCTTCAAGTTCGTGGAGAAGCAGTTTTTCCCGGACTCGAGCCGCCCGGAGCTGATGGTGGAGCTGTGGCTGCCGGAGGGCACCAGCTTTGCGCAGACCGAGGCCGAGGCCAAGCGCTTCGAGGCCGCGCTGCGCGGGGACCGCGAGATTGCCAGCCTGACCAGCTTTGTCGGCAGCGGCGCGCCGCGCTTCTACCTGCCGCTGGACCAGATCTTCCCGCAGACCAATGTGGCGCAGGTGATCGTGATGCCGGCCGAAGTCGCGCTGCGCGCCCGGGTGCGCCAACGCGTGGTGGACCTGCTGGCGCGCGATTTCCCGCAGTTGCGCGGCCGCGTCAAGCTGCTGCCGAACGGCCCGCCCGTGCCCTATCCGGTGCAGTTCCGCGTGATCGGGCCGGAAGCGGCCGGCGTGCGCAAGCTGGCTGACGAGGTCAGGGCGGTGGTGAGCGCCAACCCCAACACCGTGGGGGTCAACGACAACTGGAACGAGAGCGTCAAGGTGCTGCGCCTGGACATCGACCAGGACCGCGCGCGCGCGCTCGGCGTCAGCACCACCGCGATTGCGCGGGTGACCCAGACGGTGCTGACCGGCGTGGCGGTGGGGCAATACCGCGATGGCGACAAGCTGATCGATATCCTGATGCGCGCGCCGCGCAACGAGCGCGACGCCATGTCCGACCTGCAGAACGTGCAGGTGCCCACCGCCAGCGGCCGCGTGGTGCCGCTGACCCAGGTCGCGCGCATCGCTTTTCGCTCCGAGCCGGGCGTGATCTGGCGCGAGAACCGCGACTTTGGCGTGACCGTGCAGGCCGACGTGGCCGAAGGCATCCAGGGTCCCACCGTGACGGCGCAGATCAATCCCAGGCTGGACAAGCTGCGCGCGCAGCTGCCGGCGGGCTACCGCATCACGGTGGCCGGGGCGGAAGAAGAAAGCGGCAAGGCCGGCGCGTCGATCGCCGCGCAGCTGCCGCTGTGCATCTTCCTGATCTTCACGCTGCTGATGCTGCAGCTGCACAGCTTCTCGCGCTCGCTGATGGTGTTCCTGACCGGGCCGCTTGGCCTGATCGGTGCCGCCGCCACGCTGCTGCTGCTCAACGCACCGATGGGCTTTGTCGCGCAGCTTGGCATCACCGCGCTGCTCGGCATGATCATCCGCAACTCGGTGATCCTGGTCGACCAGATCGAGCAGGACATCCGTGCCGGCGCGCCGGTGTGGGATGCCATCGTCGAATCCGCCGTGCGGCGCTGCCGCCCGATCATCCTGACCGCGGCAGCGGCTGTGCTGGCCATGATCCCGCTGTCGCGCTCCGTGTTCTGGGGGCCGATGGCGGTTGCCATCATGGGCGGGCTGGTGATTGCGACGGCGTTGACGCTGCTGTTCCTGCCGGCGCTGTATGCGGCCTGGTTCCGGGTCAAGGCGCCGGAGCCGGGCGGGGCGGTGCTGGCACGCTGA